From a region of the Candidatus Pantoea bituminis genome:
- the proP gene encoding glycine betaine/L-proline transporter ProP produces the protein MKLRRKRVKPIGLDDVTIIDDARLRKAITAASLGNAMEWFDFGVYGFVAYALGKVFFPDASPSVQMIAALGTFSVPFLIRPLGGLFFGRLGDKYGRQKILSITIIIMSISTFCIGLIPSYASIGIWAPILLLLAKMAQGFSVGGEYTGASIFVAEYSPDRKRGFMGSWLDFGSIAGFVLGAGLVVLISAIIGEESFLEWGWRLPFFVALPLGIIGLYLRHALEETPAFQQHVEKLEQGDREGLRDGPKVSFKEIATKHWRSLLACVGLVIATNVTYYMLLTYMPSYLSHNLHYSEDHGVLIIIAIMIGMLFVQPVMGMLSDRFGRRPFIIIGSIALLIFAIPAFMLINSGVLGLIFAGLLLLAVILNAFTGVMASSLPAMFPTHIRYSALASAFNISVLIAGLTPTFAAWLVETTNNLYMPAYYLMVIAVIGLITGIYMKETANKPLKGATPAASDLNEAREILQEHHDNIEQKIEDIDEEITRLEAKRKNLVQQHPDINE, from the coding sequence ATGAAATTGCGTAGGAAGCGTGTAAAACCAATTGGGCTTGATGATGTCACCATCATTGATGATGCCCGTTTACGTAAAGCCATCACCGCGGCATCTTTGGGCAACGCGATGGAGTGGTTTGATTTTGGTGTATACGGCTTTGTAGCCTATGCGCTGGGCAAGGTCTTCTTTCCAGATGCTTCTCCCAGTGTGCAGATGATTGCTGCGCTGGGTACTTTCTCTGTTCCTTTCTTAATTCGTCCTTTGGGCGGCTTGTTCTTCGGTAGACTGGGCGATAAATATGGTCGCCAAAAGATTCTCTCTATTACCATTATCATCATGTCGATCAGTACGTTCTGTATCGGCCTGATACCGTCTTACGCCTCAATCGGCATTTGGGCACCTATTCTGTTGCTGTTGGCAAAAATGGCACAGGGCTTCTCGGTGGGCGGTGAATATACCGGTGCATCGATTTTCGTTGCCGAATATTCGCCGGACCGCAAACGCGGCTTCATGGGCAGCTGGCTCGATTTCGGCTCCATCGCGGGCTTTGTGTTGGGTGCAGGCTTAGTGGTGCTGATCTCCGCCATTATTGGTGAAGAGAGCTTCCTTGAATGGGGCTGGCGCTTACCGTTCTTTGTGGCGTTACCGCTGGGCATCATTGGTCTCTATTTGCGTCATGCGCTGGAAGAGACGCCGGCGTTTCAGCAGCACGTTGAAAAACTGGAACAAGGCGATCGCGAAGGCCTGCGTGACGGTCCAAAAGTCTCTTTCAAAGAGATTGCCACTAAACACTGGCGCAGCCTGCTGGCATGCGTAGGGCTGGTGATTGCAACCAACGTAACCTACTACATGTTGCTCACCTACATGCCAAGTTACCTGTCGCATAACCTGCATTACTCCGAAGATCATGGCGTATTGATCATCATCGCTATCATGATTGGTATGCTGTTCGTTCAGCCCGTCATGGGAATGTTGAGCGACCGCTTCGGTCGTCGTCCCTTTATCATCATTGGCAGTATCGCGTTACTGATCTTCGCGATTCCGGCGTTTATGTTGATTAATAGCGGCGTATTAGGATTGATTTTTGCGGGTCTGCTATTGCTTGCTGTGATTCTGAATGCTTTTACCGGCGTGATGGCATCGTCGCTGCCCGCCATGTTTCCAACGCACATCCGTTACAGTGCGTTAGCCAGCGCCTTCAACATTTCGGTACTGATTGCGGGTCTGACGCCTACCTTTGCTGCCTGGCTGGTTGAAACCACCAACAACCTTTATATGCCGGCTTACTACCTGATGGTCATCGCCGTGATTGGTTTAATTACCGGTATCTACATGAAAGAGACCGCGAACAAACCACTGAAAGGCGCTACGCCTGCGGCGTCTGACCTTAATGAAGCGCGTGAAATTCTTCAGGAACATCACGATAATATCGAGCAGAAAATCGAAGATATCGATGAAGAAATTACGCGCCTCGAAGCGAAGCGTAAAAACCTGGTGCAGCAGCACCCAGACATCAACGAGTAA